The proteins below are encoded in one region of Hordeum vulgare subsp. vulgare chromosome 3H, MorexV3_pseudomolecules_assembly, whole genome shotgun sequence:
- the LOC123445424 gene encoding gamma-secretase subunit APH1-like has product MTVAAGVGYALIALGPAFSLFAGVIARKPFLVLTLLSSTLFWLISLIVLSGIWRGFLPLKSGLWWPYVILILTSVAFQEGIRLVFWRLYKKMEEMLDAFADRISKPRLSLTDKMLISLAGGLGHGLAHAVFFCLSLLTPAFGRATFYVERCSRMPFFLVSAIISLGFLVIHTSSMIIAFNGYGERKKRDQIFVPVVHLIAAVMTLINLVPGGCLIGTPLLCVTAAMTLYHSWRVVGQRITEQQHRQS; this is encoded by the exons ATGACGGTGGCGGCGGGGGTGGGGTATGCCCTCATCGCGCTGGGCCCCGCCTTCTCCCTCTTCGCCGGCGTCATCGCCAGGAAGCCCTTCCTCGTCCTCACCCTCCTCTCCAG CACGTTGTTTTGGCTTATAAGTTTGATTGTCCTCTCGGGAATATGGAGGGGGTTTCTACCTCTAAAATCAGGACTGTGGTGGCCATATGTGATTTTGATCCTTACATCTGTTGCATTTCAAGAAGGCATCCGTCTTGTCTTCTGGAGGCTTTACAA GAAAATGGAAGAGATGCTAGATGCCTTTGCCGACAGAATATCTAAACCACGTCTCTCTTTGACAGACAAGATGCTAATCTCGTTGG CTGGTGGTTTAGGTCATGGACTGGCTCATGCAGTCTTTTTCTGCCTCAGCCTCCTAACCCCAGCATTTGGTCGAGCAACATTTTATGTCGAAAGGTGCTCAAGGATGCCATTTTTCCTTGTGTCAG CAATTATTTCACTTGGATTCTTGGTCATCCATACTTCCTCGATGATTATTGCTTTTAATGGATATGGAGAGAGAAAGAAGAGAGACCAAATTTTTGTCCCAGTGGTTCACCTGATTGCTGCTGTAATG ACGTTAATCAACCTTGTGCCAGGGGGTTGCCTCATCGGTACACCTTTACTGTGTGTGACAGCTGCGATGACCTTGTACCACTCCTGGCGAGTGGTAGGGCAGAGAATAACCGAGCAGCAACATCGACAGTCTTAA
- the LOC123445425 gene encoding mitochondrial import inner membrane translocase subunit PAM16 like 2-like — translation MAGRLLGQLLVMGGAVVGRAVVQAYRQAIVNAQRTGAAQEAVNGIRRASKAMTEQEARQILGISEKTSWEEIVQKYDTMFEKNAKSGSFYLQSKVHRAKECLESIYHDKPDIMN, via the exons ATG GCCGGAAGGCTCCTCGGACAACTCCTCGTCATGGGCGGCGCCGTCGTCGGCAGGGCCGTCGTGCAGGCCTACCGCCAGGCCATCGTCA ATGCACAGCGAACCGGAGCTGCCCAGGAAGCTGTCAACGGTATTCGAAGGGCTAGCAAGGCCATGACCGAGCAAGAAGCCCGGCAAATATTGGGTATCAGTGAAAAGACGAGTTGGGAAGAGATCGTGCAG AAGTATGATACGATGTTTGAGAAGAACGCCAAGAGCGGAAGCTTCTATCTGCAGTCAAAAGTCCACCGAGCGAAAGAATGTCTGGAATCCATATACCATGATAAGCCGGACATAATGAACTGA
- the LOC123442149 gene encoding gamma-secretase subunit APH1-like: protein MELHRRWAASRAAMQSRAAMKLHQRSQWNFTGDVKIYDAAPKAGMKLHRRLQWSFTGRRLLERAGKSSERPGRAGGLGHGLAHAVFFCLSLLTPAFGRATFYVERCSRMPFFLVSAIISLGFLVIHTSSMIIAFNGYGERKKRDQIFVPVVHLIAAVMTLINLVPGGCLIGTPLLCVTAAMTLYHSWRVVGQRITEQQHRQS, encoded by the exons atggagcttcaccGGCGGTGGGCGGCGTCAAGAGCTGCGATGCAGTCCCGAGCTGCAATGAAGCTTCACCAGCGGTCGCAATGGAACTTCACCGGCGACGTCAAGATCTACGATGCAGCGCCCAAAGCTGGAATGAAGCTTCACCGAcggctgcaatggagcttcaccG GCCGTAGGCTCCTCGAGCGAGCTGGGAAATCGAGCGAGCGACCTGGGCGAGCTGGTGGTTTAGGTCATGGACTGGCTCATGCAGTCTTTTTCTGCCTCAGCCTCCTAACCCCAGCATTTGGTCGAGCAACATTTTATGTCGAAAGGTGCTCAAGGATGCCATTTTTCCTTGTGTCAG CAATTATTTCACTTGGATTCTTGGTCATCCATACTTCCTCGATGATTATTGCTTTTAATGGATATGGAGAGAGAAAGAAGAGAGACCAAATTTTTGTCCCAGTGGTTCACCTGATTGCTGCTGTAATG ACGTTAATCAACCTTGTGCCAGGGGGTTGCCTCATCGGTACACCTTTACTGTGTGTGACAGCTGCGATGACCTTGTACCACTCCTGGCGAGTGGTAGGGCAGAGAATAACCGAGCAGCAACATCGACAGTCTTAA